A genome region from Hymenobacter tibetensis includes the following:
- a CDS encoding PKD domain-containing protein, whose translation MKNKLLLAFLCFLCLNGQPLFAQAPPAGFSSVVESTGWNEAVGLTFNRTGSDLFVWERPGTVWTVRNGQKHLLLDISEEVGGWRDFGLLGFALHPDFATNGYFYVLYTVDRHHLMHYGTPSYSSTADEYYNATINRLTRYRATRTAEGYAVDLSSRTILIGATPQTGIAILHTSHGPGSLVFGTDGSLLVSSGDGASFDSNDVGSAGETYYAQGLIDGIISQEQNVGALRAQQLESYSGKVLRIDPMTGNGLPNNPFYQSSAPNSVKSKVWALGLRNPFRMTLKPGTGSATDPGVLYIGDVGNNSWEEINAAVRPGMNFGWPLFEGLTQQDGYWYARTANRYAPTSGGCAQPYYYFQDLITQETPTGSATFANPCATGQVIPASTPTFVHSRPLIDWNHQGTGPSRTGIFTGNMASEINIGASGSPVSGPQFGGSSAMGGVFYPHNDFPAEYRNTCFIGDYPGGWIRSLSVDGNNKPVAVRNFVDQGAIVVAMATHPTEGGLYYVNFYPSEIRKVVYHAPVSTSPVAVASANKTYGSGPLTVQFTGSASYDVDSPNLTYLWNFGDGATSTAVNPSHTFASGQPTNYNVTLTVRDATSAGQTSLVISANNTPPQVAITSPAVGTKYPLTGQATYTLQASASDQEHSSSQLSYQWQTTLHHDDHSHPEPIVTTPQASTTTSPLGCGSEVYHYTISLKVTDALGLAATSEVALYPDCSSPVNQPPVANAGADITLTLPTATATLRGTGADPDGSISSYNWTQVGGAGASVRGADTPNLTVSNLTAGSYTFRLTVTDNTNASASDEVTIIVNPAVSTGPQVLRFALVNDDTEQILQFITEGETLNLAAYPTTSFNIRAITNAATTTIGRVEFVLTGAQRSDYTDKQEPHEAIKKSPGKKAGWLPLAGNYTLVATPYARPGGGTAGIAGTVRFRVTYAHARGASSNSAALPVTTSASALPATSTAVGYQSLVVSCYPNPFTDQFTVHVQGRVPRKLPVRVYDMVGRELLFLEDLPTGEPVSLGGTLNAGVYTLMVGSGTEAKRFRIVKAK comes from the coding sequence ATGAAAAACAAACTTTTACTCGCATTCCTATGCTTTCTGTGCTTGAATGGGCAACCCCTCTTCGCTCAGGCACCTCCCGCTGGTTTTTCCTCTGTTGTTGAATCGACGGGTTGGAACGAAGCAGTGGGTCTTACTTTCAATAGAACCGGCAGTGACCTTTTCGTTTGGGAAAGACCGGGTACAGTATGGACAGTCAGAAACGGGCAAAAGCACCTGCTGCTTGATATCAGTGAAGAGGTAGGCGGGTGGCGCGACTTTGGGCTGCTGGGCTTTGCATTGCACCCCGATTTTGCCACGAACGGCTATTTCTACGTGCTCTACACCGTCGACCGACATCATCTGATGCATTACGGTACGCCCAGCTACAGTTCGACTGCCGATGAATACTACAATGCTACCATCAACCGCCTAACCCGTTATCGGGCCACGAGAACAGCGGAAGGTTATGCGGTGGACCTCTCCAGCCGCACCATTCTGATTGGGGCCACCCCCCAGACGGGCATTGCCATCTTGCACACAAGCCATGGCCCTGGCAGCTTGGTGTTCGGAACGGATGGCAGCTTGCTTGTTTCTTCTGGCGACGGGGCGAGCTTCGACAGCAACGACGTTGGAAGTGCGGGCGAAACATACTACGCCCAGGGTTTGATAGACGGCATCATTTCGCAGGAGCAGAACGTCGGGGCGTTGCGCGCGCAACAACTGGAAAGCTACAGTGGAAAAGTGCTGCGTATTGACCCAATGACCGGAAACGGGCTACCCAACAATCCGTTTTACCAGTCTTCAGCACCAAATTCGGTGAAATCCAAAGTGTGGGCGCTTGGCTTGCGAAATCCGTTCCGCATGACGCTCAAACCTGGGACGGGCAGCGCTACAGACCCCGGTGTTCTCTACATTGGAGACGTGGGCAACAATTCGTGGGAGGAAATTAATGCGGCCGTTAGACCAGGGATGAACTTTGGTTGGCCGTTATTTGAGGGCTTAACGCAGCAAGACGGCTACTGGTACGCGCGAACAGCTAATCGATATGCCCCCACCAGTGGGGGCTGCGCGCAGCCCTACTACTATTTCCAGGATTTGATTACCCAGGAGACGCCAACGGGCTCAGCTACATTTGCCAATCCCTGTGCTACGGGCCAGGTTATTCCGGCTAGTACTCCCACCTTTGTGCATAGCCGCCCCCTCATCGACTGGAACCACCAAGGCACCGGACCTTCCCGAACCGGTATTTTCACTGGTAATATGGCCAGCGAAATCAATATTGGGGCGTCAGGTTCGCCAGTTTCCGGGCCGCAGTTTGGGGGTAGTTCGGCCATGGGGGGCGTCTTTTATCCGCACAACGATTTTCCTGCGGAGTACCGAAACACCTGTTTTATTGGGGATTATCCAGGCGGGTGGATTCGCAGCTTAAGCGTAGATGGCAACAACAAACCAGTAGCCGTTCGCAATTTCGTCGATCAGGGGGCCATTGTGGTAGCCATGGCCACGCACCCTACGGAAGGTGGCTTGTACTACGTGAACTTCTATCCGTCGGAAATCAGAAAAGTGGTGTACCACGCTCCGGTTAGCACTTCCCCGGTAGCCGTGGCCTCGGCCAACAAGACGTACGGAAGTGGCCCCCTAACCGTGCAGTTCACCGGCAGCGCTTCGTATGATGTAGACAGCCCGAACCTAACCTACTTATGGAACTTCGGGGATGGTGCAACCAGCACGGCGGTGAACCCTTCGCATACATTCGCTTCCGGGCAGCCAACAAATTACAACGTAACCCTAACGGTCAGAGACGCTACCAGCGCTGGCCAAACTTCTCTTGTTATCTCGGCCAACAACACGCCTCCGCAAGTGGCAATTACTAGCCCGGCTGTTGGCACCAAATACCCACTTACCGGCCAAGCGACCTACACCTTGCAAGCCAGTGCTTCCGACCAAGAGCACAGCAGCAGCCAACTCTCTTACCAGTGGCAGACCACGCTGCACCACGACGACCACTCGCACCCAGAACCTATTGTTACTACACCCCAGGCCAGCACTACCACTTCTCCGCTGGGTTGCGGTTCGGAAGTGTACCATTATACCATCAGCCTGAAGGTAACCGACGCATTGGGGCTAGCCGCAACAAGCGAGGTGGCATTATACCCCGATTGTAGTTCTCCCGTTAACCAGCCACCAGTAGCCAATGCCGGTGCCGACATCACCCTCACGCTGCCTACCGCTACGGCTACGCTGCGTGGCACAGGTGCCGACCCAGATGGCTCGATCAGTAGCTACAACTGGACGCAAGTAGGCGGTGCGGGCGCGAGCGTACGGGGCGCAGATACGCCTAACCTAACGGTGAGCAACTTGACCGCTGGTAGTTACACGTTTCGGCTGACAGTAACCGACAACACCAACGCCAGTGCGTCAGACGAGGTAACCATCATCGTAAATCCGGCAGTTTCCACTGGACCACAGGTGCTCCGCTTTGCTTTAGTGAACGACGACACCGAGCAAATACTACAATTCATAACGGAAGGCGAAACCCTCAACTTGGCCGCTTACCCCACCACCAGCTTCAACATTAGGGCCATTACCAATGCGGCTACTACTACTATAGGGAGAGTGGAGTTTGTATTGACGGGTGCCCAAAGATCCGACTACACAGACAAACAGGAGCCGCACGAGGCAATCAAGAAGTCTCCCGGTAAAAAAGCGGGCTGGCTACCACTTGCTGGCAATTATACGTTGGTTGCAACGCCTTACGCAAGGCCCGGAGGCGGAACGGCAGGCATTGCCGGAACTGTTCGCTTCCGCGTAACCTATGCGCATGCAAGAGGAGCAAGTAGCAATTCGGCGGCTCTGCCAGTCACTACTAGTGCGTCGGCTTTACCTGCCACCTCAACCGCTGTTGGGTATCAGTCGCTCGTTGTTAGCTGCTACCCCAACCCGTTCACCGACCAGTTTACGGTGCACGTGCAAGGAAGAGTCCCACGCAAGCTGCCCGTGAGAGTGTACGATATGGTGGGCCGAGAACTACTGTTTTTGGAGGATTTGCCGACGGGGGAACCAGTAAGCTTGGGTGGAACGCTGAATGCGGGCGTCTACACGCTGATGGTCGGGTCCGGCACGGAAGCCAAGCGCTTTAGGATAGTCAAAGCAAAGTAG
- a CDS encoding BlaI/MecI/CopY family transcriptional regulator: protein MQTFPELTRAEEQVMQVLWQRGPSYVKEVLAEMPAPPPAYNTVSTIIRILEQKGFVGHEAFGRTHRYYALVAQDDYRRFSLRKLLGGHFGGSFSRLVSFFAKEEDLDAKQLEELLRHAQQDRNATDDVIPNDNRPA from the coding sequence ATGCAAACTTTCCCCGAACTAACCAGAGCCGAAGAGCAGGTGATGCAGGTATTATGGCAGCGTGGCCCTTCCTATGTGAAGGAAGTGCTGGCCGAAATGCCGGCACCACCGCCCGCTTACAACACGGTATCCACCATCATCCGCATTCTGGAGCAAAAAGGCTTTGTGGGCCACGAAGCCTTTGGGCGCACCCACCGCTACTATGCTCTGGTGGCCCAAGACGACTACCGGCGCTTCTCGTTGCGCAAGCTGCTCGGCGGGCACTTTGGAGGGTCGTTCAGCCGCTTGGTGTCGTTTTTCGCCAAGGAAGAAGACCTGGATGCCAAACAGCTAGAAGAGCTACTTCGACACGCGCAGCAAGACCGTAACGCCACCGATGATGTTATTCCCAACGACAACCGCCCTGCTTGA
- a CDS encoding M56 family metallopeptidase yields MMLFPTTTALLDWMWQSTLCLGACWLLFQLLRQEPCFHYNRRFLLFTPWLALLLPVLLASAAPLLSSWLPSNEAPTILLTPSVTLPAVRIGSSVSASTLWWTWLPLVYGAGVLLWLARLGGQLVLLWLKTRQLPHEKREDFTVIQTSGRLPISSFGRLVFWDETAALTSAEATQILQHELVHVRQGHTQERLLLEVARAVLWFNPFVHFYSRALDLTHEFIADAAVLHGATPGAPTAYASLLARLTLRRLHPYLPLAHSFTQSQTLIRIAMLHSSRSARRWKQWLLLPVSAMLLFTFACEQAAEPNTPTAAATSADSKEAPPAPPVPLAGPSSPVAGVYQYVEEMPEYAGGMTQLLTDLMQQLRYPQAALAAEVEGRVFVSFVVDENGHVQAVKIQKGLTAPNASAAVIKEMNDASVAAVRNLPGKWTPGKQDGKVVSVSYTVPISFALQQAKATLPDKSVVPITYPASPQQ; encoded by the coding sequence ATGATGTTATTCCCAACGACAACCGCCCTGCTTGACTGGATGTGGCAAAGCACGCTTTGCCTCGGAGCGTGCTGGCTGCTCTTTCAGCTGCTGCGCCAAGAGCCTTGCTTCCACTACAACCGCCGGTTCCTGCTTTTCACACCGTGGTTAGCCCTATTGCTGCCGGTGCTGCTAGCTAGTGCCGCACCCTTGCTGAGCAGCTGGCTACCTTCTAACGAGGCTCCCACCATCTTGCTTACCCCATCGGTTACGCTCCCGGCTGTGCGCATTGGCAGTTCGGTTTCGGCCTCTACGCTGTGGTGGACGTGGCTGCCGCTGGTGTATGGGGCCGGCGTGCTGCTCTGGCTGGCAAGATTAGGCGGACAATTGGTGCTGCTTTGGCTCAAAACCCGCCAATTGCCCCACGAAAAACGGGAGGATTTCACCGTGATTCAAACCAGTGGCAGGCTGCCTATCAGTTCCTTCGGGCGGCTGGTGTTCTGGGACGAAACAGCTGCCCTCACCTCTGCCGAGGCCACTCAAATACTACAACACGAGTTGGTGCATGTGCGCCAAGGTCACACCCAGGAGCGGCTACTCCTAGAGGTAGCGCGGGCCGTGCTCTGGTTCAACCCGTTCGTGCATTTCTATTCTCGAGCCCTGGATTTAACGCACGAGTTCATTGCTGATGCGGCCGTGCTGCACGGTGCCACTCCCGGAGCGCCTACCGCCTACGCGTCGTTGCTGGCCCGCCTTACGCTGCGGCGGCTGCACCCTTATCTGCCACTTGCCCATTCATTCACTCAATCCCAAACCCTTATCCGTATTGCCATGCTACACTCTTCTCGTTCTGCGCGCCGCTGGAAACAGTGGCTGTTACTGCCGGTAAGCGCTATGCTGCTCTTTACATTCGCCTGTGAGCAGGCAGCCGAGCCGAATACCCCAACGGCCGCCGCTACTTCAGCTGACAGTAAGGAAGCTCCACCGGCACCTCCAGTGCCCTTGGCTGGCCCATCATCACCAGTTGCTGGAGTGTACCAATATGTAGAGGAAATGCCGGAATATGCAGGCGGAATGACGCAGCTCTTAACCGACTTAATGCAACAGCTCCGGTATCCGCAAGCCGCGTTGGCTGCCGAAGTGGAAGGCCGCGTGTTTGTCTCGTTTGTTGTAGATGAAAATGGCCACGTGCAGGCAGTCAAAATTCAGAAAGGCCTGACTGCTCCCAACGCTTCAGCGGCAGTTATCAAGGAAATGAATGATGCCTCTGTGGCAGCCGTGCGCAACTTACCCGGCAAATGGACTCCAGGTAAGCAGGATGGCAAAGTGGTAAGCGTTTCCTACACAGTACCCATAAGCTTTGCTTTGCAGCAAGCCAAGGCAACACTTCCCGACAAATCCGTTGTGCCTATCACGTATCCGGCCTCACCGCAACAGTAG
- a CDS encoding four helix bundle protein, protein MRRSATSAVANFCAACRGRSAAEWYAKRCICVEEADETLFWLELLGGAGVFPKARLADLEKEYQEMVSILAGIHKKAKARLGKVNL, encoded by the coding sequence TTGCGGCGTTCCGCTACGTCTGCAGTTGCTAATTTTTGTGCCGCCTGCCGGGGCCGCTCGGCCGCCGAATGGTACGCCAAGCGATGCATCTGCGTGGAAGAAGCCGACGAAACATTGTTTTGGCTTGAGCTACTTGGTGGTGCTGGCGTCTTTCCCAAAGCCCGCTTAGCAGATCTGGAAAAGGAATATCAAGAAATGGTATCCATTTTAGCCGGTATCCACAAAAAGGCAAAAGCGAGATTAGGAAAGGTGAATCTGTAA
- a CDS encoding TolC family protein, with translation MLSRSTFAVSLLVAGLLAGARAGHAQVVSDSLTLGGTIQAVLDANPAITSLEEEVNAATSRVTQSRGGFLPQITGTATYTRVDPVVKVQLSPDAPAFQLAPNNNYDAHITLQYGLLDFGRKEATTNLAESRRATAVDNIAVTRRDLAFSAAQAYYNILFVRESIKVQDAQIVSLQQHQREMEKRVQGGVSTRFDVTTTQVRITQAQNTKIDLENQLRNQQTLLARLLHKPEYVNVPVRGALTYQPQPVDLDAALAQALEKRPEVKLARDAENTANLNLKLIERANTPTLGVGAQLGAKNGYLPNLDRVRPNSVGVVQLSVPIYDGNKNKNQRVEALANIRGSQARIEDTQEQVRSDVRQATNNLQSSTARYENSVVQIAQATDALTRAQGRYRYGVGQNLDVLDAETSLAQARLSRLQAIYNYTLGQYQLKRAVGEQIW, from the coding sequence ATGCTTTCCCGATCAACTTTCGCCGTTTCGCTTCTAGTCGCTGGTTTGCTGGCTGGTGCCCGCGCAGGCCACGCGCAAGTGGTGTCTGACTCTCTTACGCTGGGCGGCACCATTCAGGCAGTACTGGATGCCAACCCGGCCATTACCTCTTTAGAGGAAGAAGTGAATGCCGCTACCAGCCGCGTAACGCAGAGCCGCGGCGGCTTCTTGCCCCAAATCACTGGTACTGCCACCTACACCCGCGTCGACCCCGTGGTGAAGGTGCAGCTAAGCCCCGACGCGCCGGCCTTTCAGTTGGCGCCCAACAACAACTACGACGCGCACATCACGCTGCAATACGGTCTGCTCGATTTCGGTAGGAAAGAAGCCACAACCAACCTCGCCGAAAGCCGCCGTGCTACTGCCGTAGACAATATTGCGGTTACGCGGCGCGACCTGGCTTTTTCGGCTGCGCAAGCGTACTACAACATTCTGTTTGTGCGCGAAAGCATCAAGGTGCAGGACGCCCAGATTGTGTCGTTGCAGCAGCACCAGCGCGAGATGGAAAAGCGCGTGCAAGGTGGTGTTAGCACCCGGTTCGACGTGACAACCACCCAAGTACGTATCACGCAGGCCCAAAACACTAAAATCGACCTTGAAAACCAGCTCCGCAACCAGCAAACCTTGTTGGCCCGGCTGCTACACAAGCCCGAATACGTGAACGTGCCTGTCCGGGGCGCACTCACCTACCAGCCGCAACCCGTGGACTTGGATGCCGCCCTGGCGCAAGCCCTGGAAAAGCGCCCGGAAGTGAAGCTGGCCCGCGACGCTGAAAACACCGCCAACCTCAACCTCAAGCTGATTGAGCGCGCCAATACGCCCACTTTGGGGGTCGGTGCTCAGCTCGGTGCTAAAAACGGCTATTTGCCCAACCTAGACAGGGTGCGGCCCAACTCCGTGGGCGTGGTGCAGCTGTCGGTACCGATTTATGATGGCAACAAAAACAAAAACCAGCGGGTAGAGGCCCTGGCCAACATTCGGGGTTCCCAGGCGCGCATCGAGGACACGCAAGAGCAAGTCCGCTCCGATGTGCGGCAGGCCACCAACAACCTGCAATCCAGCACGGCCCGTTACGAAAACTCGGTGGTGCAGATTGCGCAAGCCACCGATGCCCTCACCCGGGCTCAGGGCCGCTACCGCTACGGCGTAGGCCAGAACCTTGATGTGCTCGACGCGGAAACTTCGCTAGCGCAGGCCCGCTTGTCTCGGCTGCAGGCTATCTACAACTACACCCTCGGCCAGTATCAGCTCAAGCGGGCTGTTGGCGAGCAAATTTGGTAG
- a CDS encoding universal stress protein has product MTLSCILCPIDFSEATGPLVAYAAALAAGTGAELRLLHVLEPQPMLPGLSDLELAQQLARYHAAAEQAGAQVNTGIVPGAEAATEIVAEARRFSADMIVIGAHGRTGLSRFLMGGTAETVVRTAPCVTLLVKSPGAESTTYYKSA; this is encoded by the coding sequence ATGACTCTCTCATGCATTCTTTGTCCGATTGACTTTTCGGAGGCGACGGGCCCACTGGTAGCTTATGCCGCGGCGTTGGCTGCGGGCACGGGTGCCGAGCTGCGGCTGCTGCACGTGCTAGAGCCGCAGCCCATGCTCCCGGGCCTCTCCGACCTGGAACTAGCCCAGCAGCTGGCGCGCTACCATGCCGCTGCTGAGCAGGCCGGGGCGCAGGTGAACACCGGCATTGTGCCGGGCGCCGAAGCGGCCACTGAAATAGTAGCCGAGGCTCGACGCTTTTCTGCCGATATGATTGTTATCGGAGCACACGGCCGCACGGGCCTCAGCCGCTTCCTGATGGGTGGCACGGCCGAAACAGTGGTGCGTACGGCGCCTTGCGTAACGCTACTGGTGAAGTCGCCGGGCGCCGAGTCGACCACGTATTATAAATCAGCGTAG
- a CDS encoding DHA2 family efflux MFS transporter permease subunit → METGFTKWIIVITVVMCCLLELIDTSIVNVALTQMMGNLSATQQEVTWVIASYGIANVIVIPMTGFLAEQFGRKNYYLVSVVIFTLASIACGQSTNIWELVAFRFIQGIGGGALMATSQAILVDTFPPKQLPLGQALFGMGVIIGPTIGPTLGGYIVDNYDWPWIFYVNVPVGILASIFTMLFIRDPERIKNAIPRPLSQIDWAGIFLLILGVGSLQLVLEQGETEDWFESAYINSFAVLAAIGIIGFVWRELTARQPIVDLRILGRSRNLAVGAVLSFVLGFGMFASVFIFPIFTQRILGFSAAQTGYILLPGALASGMMMPVIGKMLQAGVPQKYMIPVGFLIFFVFTFWMARIISPTAGESDFFWPLMVRGLGMGLIFLPITTMSLAGLSGKDAGQAAGLTGMIRQLGGSFGVAIVGTYLERSIAQNRIGPLANISLYDTDTVQRIQAFTQNFMSRGFPLEQARQQAYAALEGILMKQVSIITYSQVFTMIGLFFVVCLPLVLFIKRARRGEAIDLNAAH, encoded by the coding sequence ATGGAAACCGGATTTACCAAGTGGATCATCGTCATTACGGTGGTGATGTGCTGCTTGCTGGAGCTTATTGATACCAGCATTGTGAACGTGGCTCTCACCCAGATGATGGGTAACCTTTCGGCTACGCAACAGGAGGTAACCTGGGTAATTGCCTCGTATGGCATTGCCAACGTAATCGTCATTCCGATGACGGGCTTCCTGGCCGAGCAGTTCGGCCGCAAAAACTACTACCTCGTGTCGGTGGTCATCTTCACGCTGGCCTCTATTGCCTGCGGCCAAAGCACCAATATCTGGGAGCTGGTGGCTTTCCGCTTCATTCAAGGGATTGGCGGGGGCGCCCTGATGGCTACGTCACAGGCTATCCTCGTGGACACCTTCCCACCCAAGCAACTTCCTCTGGGCCAAGCCCTGTTCGGGATGGGCGTCATCATCGGCCCAACCATCGGCCCGACGCTGGGCGGCTACATCGTGGACAACTACGACTGGCCCTGGATTTTCTACGTGAACGTACCCGTGGGCATTCTGGCCTCTATCTTCACGATGCTCTTCATCCGCGACCCGGAGCGCATCAAGAACGCCATTCCGCGGCCTCTCAGCCAAATCGACTGGGCCGGTATTTTCCTGCTGATTCTGGGCGTTGGCTCTTTGCAGCTGGTACTAGAGCAGGGCGAAACCGAAGACTGGTTTGAAAGTGCCTACATCAACAGCTTTGCGGTGCTGGCGGCCATTGGTATTATCGGCTTCGTGTGGCGCGAGTTGACGGCCCGGCAGCCCATTGTGGACCTTCGGATACTAGGCCGAAGCCGTAACTTGGCGGTAGGGGCCGTGCTGTCGTTTGTGCTGGGGTTCGGGATGTTCGCTTCGGTGTTCATCTTCCCGATTTTCACGCAGCGCATTCTAGGCTTTAGCGCCGCCCAAACGGGCTATATTCTGCTGCCCGGCGCGCTGGCTTCGGGTATGATGATGCCAGTAATTGGCAAAATGCTGCAAGCCGGAGTGCCCCAGAAATACATGATTCCAGTGGGGTTCCTCATCTTCTTCGTCTTCACGTTCTGGATGGCTCGCATCATTTCGCCAACGGCCGGCGAGTCAGACTTCTTCTGGCCGCTGATGGTGCGCGGCTTGGGTATGGGCCTGATCTTCCTGCCCATTACCACCATGAGTTTGGCAGGCTTGAGCGGTAAAGACGCCGGGCAAGCGGCCGGCCTCACCGGTATGATTCGTCAGCTGGGTGGTTCGTTCGGGGTGGCTATTGTGGGCACGTACCTGGAGCGTAGCATCGCCCAGAACCGCATCGGCCCGCTGGCCAACATCTCGCTCTACGACACCGACACCGTACAGCGTATTCAGGCTTTCACCCAGAACTTTATGTCGCGCGGCTTCCCCCTGGAGCAAGCCCGACAGCAGGCCTACGCGGCCCTCGAAGGCATTTTGATGAAGCAGGTATCCATCATCACCTACTCCCAGGTGTTTACGATGATTGGCCTCTTCTTCGTCGTCTGCCTGCCGCTGGTGCTGTTCATTAAGCGCGCCCGCCGCGGCGAAGCCATCGACCTCAACGCCGCGCACTAA
- a CDS encoding alpha/beta hydrolase family protein, with protein MSFTKPDFRRLRLALLLWGGLSVAAGSCTKEPSPQPEAPVAAETHLVSSTLIGEYSPTVLASRVSGIPLVGALVRYPIKVYKLTYTTRNTDGQQVTASGAILVPVSTQALPLLSYQHGTINPADEERAPSYYRSSSEVYSAVSVLASTGYVVVAPDYIGYGASKALPHPYEHAPSLASASLDMMRATKEFCQKEKVALNKKNFLLGYSEGGYATMALHKLIEEQFPAEFAVTASAPGAGAYHKTAFATYILNSNQPLNFLSSYVWVLDTYNRVYNINRPLAYYFNQPWAGQLQADPFSEVPEQPSQLFTNGFRTSVLNNTDAAMAAAFRDNDIYDWQPKAPLALFHGTADDYVPYFNSEDAYKAMRARGASQVTLHPIQGGNHFTSVAQYTLEALGFISQY; from the coding sequence GTGTCCTTCACCAAACCTGATTTTCGCCGACTACGCCTTGCCTTACTGCTATGGGGCGGGTTGAGCGTAGCCGCTGGCAGCTGCACCAAAGAACCTTCGCCGCAGCCTGAGGCGCCCGTTGCCGCCGAAACCCACTTAGTTAGCAGCACCCTGATTGGAGAATACAGCCCAACCGTACTGGCCAGCCGCGTGTCCGGTATCCCGCTGGTGGGGGCGCTGGTGCGCTACCCCATCAAGGTGTATAAGCTAACCTACACCACCCGCAACACCGACGGGCAGCAGGTCACGGCTTCGGGAGCTATTCTGGTGCCTGTTAGCACGCAGGCGCTACCGTTGCTTAGCTACCAGCACGGCACCATCAACCCCGCTGATGAAGAGCGGGCGCCGTCTTACTACCGTTCCAGCAGCGAGGTATATTCGGCGGTATCGGTGCTGGCTTCCACCGGCTACGTGGTGGTAGCCCCCGACTACATCGGCTACGGTGCTTCCAAGGCCCTGCCGCACCCGTATGAGCACGCGCCGTCTCTGGCGTCGGCTTCGCTGGATATGATGCGGGCCACCAAAGAGTTTTGTCAGAAAGAAAAGGTAGCACTCAACAAGAAGAATTTCCTGTTGGGCTATTCCGAAGGTGGCTATGCCACCATGGCGCTGCACAAGTTGATAGAAGAACAGTTTCCGGCAGAATTTGCCGTAACGGCCAGTGCACCGGGAGCTGGCGCTTACCACAAAACGGCCTTTGCTACCTACATTCTCAACTCCAACCAGCCGCTGAACTTCCTGAGTTCCTACGTGTGGGTGCTCGATACCTACAACCGGGTGTACAACATCAACCGGCCCCTTGCTTACTACTTCAACCAGCCTTGGGCCGGGCAGCTGCAAGCCGATCCTTTCAGCGAAGTACCCGAGCAGCCCAGCCAGCTGTTTACCAACGGCTTCCGCACCAGCGTCCTCAATAACACGGATGCTGCCATGGCTGCTGCCTTCCGCGACAACGACATCTACGACTGGCAGCCCAAAGCGCCACTAGCCCTTTTCCACGGCACCGCCGACGATTACGTGCCGTACTTCAACTCCGAAGACGCTTACAAAGCCATGCGTGCCCGCGGTGCCAGCCAAGTTACACTGCATCCCATCCAAGGGGGCAACCATTTCACTTCGGTGGCACAATACACACTGGAAGCGCTAGGCTTCATCTCGCAGTATTAA
- a CDS encoding HlyD family secretion protein — protein sequence MATIQQNPAVASPSHAAPALEPVEAQPEGRSKRPILLIVLALALLVGGYFGWQRYQFAQAHEETDDAQVEGDVYPILPRVGGPVLEVKVQDNQQVKKGDVLVTLDAADYQQRVNAAEAALAAAQANVVAARAGVATAQATVGSSEATIGVSDASRARLEKDLKRSEFLRKEDIIPQSEYDAVQANLQSTSAQRATAQRQVQVARQQVAAAQQQVAVAQAVVKQRQADLDNAKLQFSYTTVTAPGNGIVSKKNVQPGQVVAPGQQLMGLVASEQTWVIANFKETQLGEMREGQPVKIEVDAYPGREFEGKIQSLSAATGARFALLPPDNASGNFVKVTQRVPVKIVLDKVDPEHPLRAGMSVVATVKVK from the coding sequence ATGGCAACCATTCAACAAAACCCGGCCGTAGCTTCTCCCTCGCATGCTGCTCCCGCACTAGAGCCAGTGGAAGCGCAGCCGGAAGGTCGCTCCAAACGCCCTATCCTACTCATTGTGCTGGCCCTTGCGCTGCTGGTAGGCGGTTATTTCGGCTGGCAGCGGTACCAGTTTGCCCAGGCGCACGAAGAAACCGACGACGCGCAGGTGGAAGGGGATGTATACCCCATTCTGCCCCGCGTAGGCGGCCCTGTGCTGGAAGTGAAAGTGCAAGACAACCAGCAAGTGAAAAAAGGCGACGTACTTGTTACGCTTGACGCCGCCGATTATCAGCAGCGCGTGAATGCGGCCGAAGCCGCCCTGGCAGCTGCCCAAGCCAACGTAGTGGCCGCCCGTGCTGGTGTGGCTACGGCCCAAGCCACCGTGGGTAGCTCCGAAGCCACCATTGGCGTCAGCGACGCTTCTCGTGCCCGCCTGGAAAAAGACCTGAAGCGCAGCGAATTCCTGCGTAAAGAAGACATCATTCCTCAGAGTGAATATGATGCCGTACAGGCCAATCTGCAATCTACCAGCGCCCAGCGCGCTACGGCGCAGCGGCAGGTACAAGTGGCTCGCCAGCAAGTAGCTGCCGCGCAGCAGCAGGTAGCTGTGGCGCAAGCCGTAGTGAAGCAGCGCCAAGCCGACCTCGACAACGCCAAGCTACAATTCAGCTACACCACCGTCACAGCGCCCGGCAACGGCATCGTGAGCAAGAAAAACGTGCAGCCGGGCCAAGTGGTAGCACCAGGCCAGCAGCTGATGGGCTTAGTGGCTAGCGAGCAAACTTGGGTGATAGCCAACTTCAAGGAAACCCAGCTAGGGGAGATGCGCGAAGGCCAGCCCGTGAAGATAGAAGTGGACGCCTATCCCGGCCGCGAGTTCGAGGGCAAAATTCAGTCGTTGTCGGCTGCTACCGGCGCCCGTTTCGCGCTGCTTCCTCCCGACAACGCCAGCGGTAACTTCGTGAAAGTAACCCAGCGCGTACCCGTCAAAATCGTCCTCGATAAAGTGGACCCCGAGCATCCCCTCCGCGCCGGTATGAGCGTGGTAGCTACGGTGAAGGTCAAGTAG